The following are encoded in a window of Alosa sapidissima isolate fAloSap1 chromosome 12, fAloSap1.pri, whole genome shotgun sequence genomic DNA:
- the polr2h gene encoding DNA-directed RNA polymerases I, II, and III subunit RPABC3, which translates to MAGILFEDIFDVKDIDPDGMKFDRVSRLHCESESFKMDLILDVNIQIYPVDLGDKFRLVIASTLYEDGTPDDGEYNPTDDRPSRADQFDYVMYGKVYRIEGDETSTEAATRLSAYVSYGGLLMRLQGDANNLHGFEVDSRVYLLMKKLAF; encoded by the exons ATGGCTGGAATCCTGTTTGAAgatatttttgatgtgaaagaCATTGACCCAGATGGGATGAAGTTTGACAGAG TGTCTCGACTTCACTGTGAAAGTGAATCTTTCAAGATGGACCTCATACTTGACGTGAACATTCAGATCTACCCTGTGGACCTTG GGGACAAGTTCAGGTTGGTGATAGCAAGTACACTTTATGAAGATGGAACTCCAGATGATGGGGAATACAATCCAACAGATGACCGCCCTTCAag GGCGGATCAGTTTGATTATGTAATGTACGGAAAGGTGTATAGAATTGAAGGAGATGAGACGTCTACAGAAGCGGCCACTCGTCT TTCTGCATACGTTTCTTATGGTGGGTTGTTGATGAGACTACAGGGTGATGCCAACAACTTGCATGGATTTGAAGTGGACTCACGGGTCTACCTTTTAATGAAGAAGCTTGCTTTCTAA